TATCAGACTGCCGTAAATAACCGTCGCACTGAGATATTAGAGCAAGTTGATGATGCCAGCCTATTGAATGAAGATGTATTACATGAGCAGGTACTAAAAGGTCTTGTTGATCGTACGTTGTTAGAACAGCAAGCTGGTAAGCTTGGCATGACAGTCTCTGACGACACCATCAATCGTTTATTGCGTGAAGAAGAAATATTCAAGGATGCAGAGGGTAATTTCTCTAACGATCAATTTGCAAACTTTTTGCGTCAGCGTGGTATGACTAAAAACCAGTTATTTGCAGAATTTCGCAATCAGCTTAGTCTCGATCAGCTTAATGCCAGTATCGTAGGTACGGCAGTGTATCCAATGAAAGCCGTTAGTCAACTGATTGATTTGCAGCTTGAGTCACGTAATATCTGGCTGTATCGTTTCAAATGGCAAGATTATGCAGAGCAGGTCAAAGTAAGTAAAAGCGACATACAATCTTATTACGATGCCAATAAAAATACACTAAAAAGTGCAGCGATGGTAGATTTGGCTTATTTGCAACTGACCCCTCAATCTATTCAAGTTAATGATGTCACTAAGGAAGACTTGCAGCAGCAATATGACGCTTATAAGCAAAGTCAGGCAATCAATGATGAGCGTCAAATTAGTCAAATCTTATTGACAGGTGATGATGCCAAAGCACGAGCAGATAAGATAAAAGCTCGTCTAAATAAAGGTGAGTCTTTTGCAGCATTGGCAAAAGCAGAATCTGATGATCCATCAGGAGAGACAGGTGGCGATATCGGTCGATTTAACCCAACGGTCTTCGGTAATGACGCAGAAGCAGTTGAAAAAGCTTTAGAAGGGCTGAGTGTTGGTGGCGTGACCGCGCCAGTTAAGACCAGCTTTGGCTATCAGATATTTACTGTAACAGAAGACAATGGCAGTAAGATGCCAACGCTAGAGAGCATGCGTGACGAGTTAACCGCTAAAGCAAAAGAATACAAACGCCAAGAGATGTATGCCGATAAAGTGACCGCAATTAATGACTTGGCAGCAGATGGGTTTAGTATTGAAGATATTGCTCAGCAAGAGAATGTAACGCTCAAACGTATTAAAGACTATACTAAAGAAAATAATCAATCGGTACTGTCTCAGCCAGCGGTTATCAAACAGGCCTTTGATGAATTCACTATTCAAGATCAGGCAGTAACAGCTGGTATCGAAGTTGGAAATGGTAATGTTTGGGTGCAACCAAGTAACTATCGTCCTACTAAGACCCTTACTTTAGCAGCGGCAACCCCGAAAATTACTCAAATATTACGCCAGCAAAAAGCCACAGCATTGGCAGTGAAGCAAGCCAAAACATTGGCTGCTGGTATTAAGACGCCAGCTGATATCGGTAAACAACCAGTACGTCTTCAATCACTAGGCAGTGTCAACCGTCAGACAACTCGATTGACAGAAAAAGAGCGTGGATTGGCATTCAGTCAGCAAGCTGCTGATAATGGTGTCGTTGCTGTCGCTAGTGAAACTGAGACAGGTGCCACGTTATTGGTGGGTGATCGTATTAAGACAGAACAACAGTCACCATTGTCTGAGATGCAAAGAGCGCAAACCGCTACTATCATTCGTGATAATTTGGGACAAGATCAACTACAGGACTATCTAGATTATCTGCGCTTGGTATATAAAGTTGAAATCAATGAAGCCAACATGAAAAACGCACAGGGGCGTTAATCGATTGACTGATTATTGAAACTGACCAATTATGAAAATGAAACATAAAAAAGCCACTGTATTTTGACAGTGGCTTTTTTATTATCTACAGCTTCGACTTATTAATGGCGGAAATGGCGCATACCTGTAAATACCATCGCGATACCATGCTCATTTGCTGCAGCAATGGTCTCATCATCACGCATAGAACCACCTGGCTGAATAATGGCAGAAATACCAACTTGGGCAGCATTATCAATACCATCACGGAATGGGAAGAAGGCATCTGATGCCATGACAGCACCTTCAGTAGCTAATCCCGCATGCTCAGCTTTGATAGCTGCAATACGGGCTGAATTAACGCGACTCATTTGACCTGCACCCACACCAATCGTGCGCTGACCTTTTGCATAAACAATGGCATTAGATTTGACATATTTCGCCACATTCCAGCTGAAAAGTAGATCGGCAATTTGCGCTTCGGTTGGCTGCACATCTGTGACGATGGTCAGGTCATTAGCAGTAATCAAACCAAGATCTTGCTCTTGTACTAACAGACCACCATTAACGCGCTTGTAGTCCAGCTGGGTATCACGCTGATCCGGTGCAGGTAGTTCGCCGCATACCAATACGCGCACGTTTTTCTTAGCAGCCGTTGCTTTGAGTACACCTTCTTCAACGCTAGGGGCGATAATCACTTCAACAAACTGGTTGTCGATGATGGCATGAGCAGCTGCTAACGTTAACGGACGGTTGAAAGCGATGATACCGCCAAAAGAAGACTCAGGGTCTGTGCTAAAAGCCGTGCGATAAGCCGTTACCTGATCAGCATCAACAGCGACACCGCAAGGATTAGCGTGCTTAACGATAACGCAAGCAGGTGTACTGAAAGCTTTTACGCATTCAAGCGCTGCATCAGTATCGGCGATATTGTTATAAGACAGTGCTTTGCCTTGCAATTGCTTAGCGGTCGCAATAGAGGCTTGCTGGCTTTTTAATGGGTTATTTTCTACATAAAAAGCGGCATTCTGATGTGGGTTTTCACCGTAGCGTAGGTCCTGTACTTTTTCAAGTTGCACATTAAATGTACGCGAAAAATTCTCAGCGCTTTGGTCTTCATTGACACGGCTACCTAAGAAGTTGGCAATCATACCGTCATATTGTGCAGTATGTTCAAAAGCTTTCACTGCCAAATCGTAACGTAAAGCAGCTGTCAGTTCAGTACCATCACCCAATGCAACAAGTATACGCTCATAGTCACCTGGATCAGTGACGATTCCAACGTGGGCATGGTTTTTTGCCGCTGAACGTACCATAGTAGGACCACCGATATCAATATTCTCGATGGCATCGTTCATGGTTACATCAGCACGAGCAATGGTTTCAGCAAAAGGATATAAATTCACCACAACCAAGTCAATACGTTCGATTGCATGCTCACTCATTACAGCATCATCTGTACCGCGACGTCCGAGGATGCCGCCATGAATTTTAGGATGCAGGGTCTTAACACGACCATCCATCATCTCAGGAAAGCCTGTGTAGTCAGATACTTCGGTGACAGCAATATTGTTTTCTGTGAGTAACCGATAAGTGCCGCCAGTAGATAGTAAGCCAAAACCTGCTTTGATAAGACCCTCGGCAAACTCAACGATATTAGATTTATCAGAGACCGATAATAGTGCAAGTGGGGTTGTACTCATAAAAAAACTTCCATAAAAAAAGCCTGACGTAAACGTCTGGCAAGGGGATAATGACAATTATTGTAGACGATATCGCTGAGGATAAAATCATGAACGTCAAATTGCCATACATAGTGAAGATTAATGAATATAAAAGCGCTCATATAGCCTGTGCTACATTAAGTCGTAAGTTTTGAGTTTTTTGCGTAAAGTACCGCGATTAAGACCAAGAATTTGCGCACATTTGGTTTGATTGCCTCGAGTTTTTTCGAGCACGACAGATAAGAGGGGTTCTTCAATTTGTTTTAAGATCAATTCATACAAATCAGTAGGTGTCTCGTCACCCAGCATGGCGAAATACTGTCTTACCACACGTTCTACATGTACACGTAAAGGCTCCTGTGCATGATTGGTATCACTACCTAAAGAAGAGCAAAAACCATGCGCTGGATGACGATAGTCGTTCTCATTATAATCGGCAAGATGATCAGAGCTTTTGGCAAAATGATTGGCGTTATGCTGTGCATGAGTTGCCATAAGATAATGTCCTTTAGAGAGAATCAAACCATGAGAGGGTAGGGTATTATATCAAACTAATTTTGTCTAGCGCTGACAGATTGGCTGTTATCTTCAGTAGGATTATCGAGTAAGAACAGTTTTATACTGTAAATGACCGCCTATTTTGCTGCTCAACAGCGAAATCAGTACAAAGGATTTATAGTGATTTCGCGGATTTTTGTATCAGCTACGGGAATTGTAAACAAAAGCTGCCTAGCACTAGCAGCAGCCAAATAGTTTTGTTTACTCAGTAAATACTCTTCTGGTGTCGCGATAAATTCGCCAATCATACTATTCGCACTATAAACACTGACCTTGAGATTTGGGTAAAGCTGTGCTTTTGCACTTTGATTATTTAACGTCGCACTTACATCGCTAAAGGTGCTGGCATCATTAACTAGGCTTGAACGGTGATTGGTGTTAACAATTGATAATGCATTTAAATCAGCGCTTGGCAAACTACAAGCAGCGATAGAACAGATGGCTTGTAGGCGTTCAGCATAAACTGGATTTTTGACCAGATTTTCTAAATTAAAAATGACATATTGGGCAAAAAGTAAGAGAGCCAGTACTGAGCATCCAAGTACCCATAGTAATGAGGCAATTGACTGTTTTTCAGACGTTGGTGAAAATTTTGCTTGAGATTTTCTAATATGCTTTTCGGGAATGTTGTTTTCGTCCTTAAGAGGCACACCCATATTCAGCAATAATTGTGATAAATCTGTATCATCTTGCAGTGTCTCTTCACGCTTATTTTGTTCTTTTAGAAGCTCCTCAAGCCATGCATTGTCTGTTTTTTGATCTACGCTTGCATGAATATCATTAGCTGCTACTGAGCTAATTGCAGAGGGTGCTATTGACGTATGGTCATTTAATAGAGGTTTCGTAGAGGCGTGGCTGTTTTTATTTGCTGCTTTAGAGGTATTATACGAAGGTGTATTAACAGGAGTGGATGCATGACTTGCTTGAGTCAACCATGCATCCATACTGTCTAGTGAGTCATACTCTAACTCGGTATCTGAGGCCTCATCAATATCCATATCATCATAAATCAAATCATCAGATGACAATTCTTTTACCAGTTGCCTATTCGTAGACGGCATATTTTGATTGGGTGATTTGGTTTCTGATCGAGTATTAGTACGATAGCTAGTATGAGTGACAATAAGATGTTGATTGACCAAAAAACTTTGTTGACACTGCTCACAGTTGACGATGGCATTTACTTTATTTAACTGAGTCTGCTGTACGTCAAAGCAAGCTTTGCAATGGGGGCATTGAGTTTTTATGGCAGTGGTCATAGGGTCGAATCCAAAAAAGATGGTTATCAATACCGCTCAGCCACTTATAAAAACTGCCTATCACGCTCATACTTGCATTCAAACGTACAACAAATTGATGAGTTACAGCTAAAGATAGAGTGGCATCAAACACATAACATTTGACTACCCTCTATCGTAACAGATGTAATTAAATGTTGCTAGCCTGTAAATGTACCAGATAATCGCTGCCAGTGCTGCTCTTCTTGGGCAGTGAAAGCATGTTTCGGATCAAGTGTAAAATAGGGCTGATAAGCTGCCATGACCTGTTCAGTTTGAGACTCAATCAATCCCGCCAAAACAATACGACCTTTTGGTGCGATTAAGGTAGAAAAATAAGGCGCTAAGCCAATCAAAGGCTTGGCCAAAATATTGGCAACGATCACATTGACAGGCAAGATATCATGCTCTGAGCAATAATCAGTGAAGGCTTCTGGCAAAAATGCTTGTAGACGGTCACCCACTTGGTTGCGTGCTGCATTTTGATTGGTGGCCAATACGGCTTGAGGGTCGATATCGACGGCAAATACGTGACGTGCACCTAATAACAAAGCGGCAATGCCCAAAATACCCGAACCACAACCATAATCGATGACAACTTTATCATTTAAATCTTGTTCTGTTAGCCAATCAAGACACAAACGAGTGGTGGCATGATAGCCAGTCCCAAAAGCAAGTCCTGGGTCCATAATAATGTTGGTTGCCTCAGGGTTAGGCGGCGTTATCCAATTTGGCACAATCCATAAGTTATTGGCACATTCGATAGGATGATAGTTACTCATCCATTCGCGTTCCCAGTCTTTGTCATCAACGGCGCTCAGCCAAATACGTGTGGCTTGTACTTGCGCGGCAATCTCATGACTCAGCTGCTCAACGGCTTGGCGGCTACCCGTGTCAGTTGTGGCATCGAACAGTCCGGTTAAGATGACATCATCCCATAGTGGTGATTCACCAGGTAATGGCTCAAATAAAGGCTGGTCACCTGCGTCGTCTAAAGCGATGGATAATGCCCCTGCTTCTAGTAGCAGTGCCTCAGCCAAATCGACGTTTGCTTTTTCACATTGTAAATGCAGTTGTTGCCATGCCATAACGATAACCTTAAGCTTGAATAAAAATGAATATAGATATGTTTTGAGTGAACGATGAACGTACCAAATTTAAAAAATAATAGTATGGTTTTCTTGTCTAGTGCTTGATGGCTCAAGTACTGAATTTATTAGCGTAAGGCTTGCTTTGCTTCACGTATGACACGCGAATTACCTTGAGCTTGTCCAGACTGCAAGATAATTTGCCACAAGGCTCGCCTACGACTAGAATCTTGCGAAACCGTAAGCCCGCGTCTAGCCATCGCCTCTGCTTTGCGAGGTTGGTTCTTTTTCAATGCCACTTGCGCCAGATAAAAGTATACGGCAGAAGACTTAGGCGCTAGGCGCTGTGCACGAGTGAAGCTGTTTTCAGCATTGGTCAGATTGCCAGATTTCAGTTGATTGATGCCAGTTTGCATCAAATTGCGAAATGCTGGCAGATCACTGTTGTTGCTTGTTGCTCTCTGAGTCCTTTGCTGTGAATTTTTTCTTGCTTGCTCTAGTAACTCGTTGCGTGAGGGTACTATTGGTTCTGAGATCATATAATCATCACGAGAAGGAGTGAGGATGATGGTATTAGATGGAATCGATGCGGAGCTAGGTGTATTAAGAACAGGTGTCTCTTGCGTCAAGGGATTTGATGGTTCAGAAGAACCATCAGACTCAATCGCATAATCGCTTTCATCATCGGCTCTCACGATAGGCGCTTGAGTGACAGGCGTAACCTTTACTGTGGTAACGGCTTCTGACACTTGTTCCTGTGATGGTAAGCTGGCTTGTATAGGTGTACTCTGCGCTGTAGTAGACATACTTGGTGCAGTCTGGCAGGCACTCAAACTTAACATGGCGATCAGTACACCAACTGTCAATGAGGTATTGGCAGTGCTGCTCTTTTTGAGTGGCATTATAAACACCTGCTTAGCTAATACAGTTTGATTGAGAGATAACATCATGTCGAAACCCTTTATAAGTTTTAAAAACAGTTTTAGCGTCATTGAACTCTAAAACCACTCAACGGCACGGTCATACCAAGTATCAGCACGACTTTCTGCATCATCACCTTCTTGATTGTCAGAGTCAACCGCTTCGCCATTTGGAATCTCCAAACCTTCACGGCGACGTTGCTGGTTGATAGCGCTTTCCTGATCCTGTCCTTGCATCTGTTCACGATTACGATCTTGTTGATAAAGACCAATTGCACAACTACTGGCCTCTTCTGGCAAATGCGCAGACATTACTGGTAAGTAGCGAGCATCAGCACAGCGCTCATTCGATAATTTGCCTGAATTGTTTTCAAGCCATAACCATTCGATACCTTCAGGTTCAGGCAGTGCCACAGGGGTAAGTTTTAAGCGTTTCATATAGTCAACCCAAACTGGTAGGGCACCTGTACCACCGCTCAAACCAATTGGCTTGTTGTCATCACGACCTACCCAAACCACACTGACATAGTTGCCACTGTAGCCTGCAAACCAAGCATCGCGGAAATCATTTGTAGTGCCTGTTTTACCCGCCAAGTTTAGATTGCTACCAAGCGATTGCGCACGTTTAGCAGAACCCGTTGCAACCACTTGTTGTAACGCATAGTTGGTCAAAAAATTGGTTTCAGGTGGGATGCTACGCTGAGTGTTTAAACCAGTACGTTGCAAAATGCGACCACGATCATCAATCACAGTACGAATACTATGAATCGGCGTGCGAAAGCCACCCGTCGCAAACACTTGGTAGACGCCAAGCATATCCATTGGGCTAAGATTAACTGAGCCTAATAAAGCAGAAGGATAAGGTGGTATTTTTTCTTTAACCCCCATGCGCTGTAACTGCTTGGCAAAGGTGTCTACTCCGAACTCCATACCTAAACGTACGGCACTGTGATTATAGGAGTTTGATAAAGCAGTGGTGAGTGGCACAAAACCATGATCACGATTGTCATAGTTTTTAGGATTCCACTTGGTACCGTCATTCAAATTCACCGTAATTGGCGAGTCGTCTATTGAGCTGGCCAGATTATAACGACCGCTTTCAAGTGCTGTCATATAGATAATAGGTTTTAACAACGAGCCCACTTGACGCTTAGCATCGACGGCGCGGTTAAAGCCTGTAAATTCACTACCACTGCCGACCACAGAGACAAGCTCGCCCGTTTCAGGATTGGCACTTACCAAAGCACCCTGTAGATTTTTGGTTTTACTATTGTTGCGGCGCAACTCCCCAAGCTTTTTATCAACGGCTTTGTCTGCTGCTAACTGAGCAATAGGATCTAGCGTACTAATGATAATCAGACCTTCGTTTTTGAGATCGTCAGAGTAGTACACAGTGTTTAATTCACGTTTCACGATATCTAGAAAGTCTGGGAATTGACTCTTGCCCTCAACAGGCTTATCAACGATGCCAAGTGATTGCTTCACTGCTTTATCGTAGTCTTCTTGGCTGATTGAACCCACTGCCAGCATATTACTAAGGACAATATCACGGCGCGCTTTTGAATCATTTGGATTGCGACGAGGATTATAAATACTTGGACCTTTTGCCATCCCGACAAGCATGGCTTGTTGATCCAAACGCAGCTCATTCAAAGGTTTGTCAAAATAGAATTGTGATGCCAAACCAAAACCATTGATCGAGCGATTGCCATTCTGGCCCAAATAAATCTCATTCAAATAAGTTTGGAGAATCTCATCTTTACTATAGTGCAGTTCAAGTAGCACGGCCATTAAGGCTTCATTGGCTTTACGTTTTAGGGTGCGGTCAGAATTCAGATAGAAATTTTTAATTAGCTGCTGCGTAATGGTTGAACCACCCTGTCTAGAGCCACCTGAAAAGTTATTGAGAACAGCACGTGCAATACCACGTATCGAAACCCCTTTATGCTCATAAAATGCACGGTCTTCCGTGGCTATCAATGCATCGATCAATGGCTGGGGTACTTCATCTAACGAGACGACCAAGCGATCTTCGTTGCTATCTGGATAGATACCGCCAATATTGACAGGTTCCAAACGAATGATGCCACTTTTAGCAGGTAAAGTGCTTTGAATCGACTCGATTTTATTACCAGCAATGGTCATTTTAATGACCTGCTCTTTGTCGACATCACTTGAGCTATAAGTAAAGCCACGCGTATGGATAAAATAGGTATTGCCTGAGCGATGATAAGTACCCGTGCGATCATAGGACTTATTGCTTTGATAATTTAAAAGCTCAAGCCACGTCTTCATCGTATCTCTATCAACATTCGCACCTTGATACAACTCAAGTGGCTGGGAATATACTTTTGCAGGAATGTCCCAGCGCTTACCCTCAAACTTATGGGTAATGGTGCGATCAAGTTTCACTAGATATAGTGCCAATAGGACCATACCAGCGATGACGATGATTAATAGAAGACTACTAAATACCAAGCCGCGCTGTTGTGAGGGCAGCGTATGATGAGTAGGCTTAGAGGAAGGTAATAGCTTGGGATTGGATTTTTGCACTGATGTCGCACCATTTTTGGATAAAAAACTGCCTCATAATGACGTAAAATGACAAATTTTTCAATCTATCATCGTCAATGCAGTCATTCATTGTTAGTAGACTACAAGCAGTTATGCTACTTGCAGCGACGGCTTATAGTATAATCTGTCTCTAAATACTCATATTGGTAATAAATCGTCGGCCGCTTTTAATTGGATTTATGAATGGCATTAAGATAGCAATTTACGACTGCTATCACGATGTATTTTCTATGAATTCGTCATTGAGTTTTTATTCTGCGTAAACTAACTGGCATCGATACTATTGCAAACCGCTATATTGGATGGTGTTCAGCACTATCAATAATAGCAAGTTTACTAAGAATAAATAGGGTTTGAGAAAACTTATATAAAGGAAGTAAGTGCGATTATGTCTAGTACTCCATCACAAGCGGCATCGGGTAGCAGCCATCCTTATGAAGATAACTCTATCATCGAAGGCTTGGTACTACCGCTCGCTGGTCACTGTTTTCACTGCGGTGATCCAGTGCCGCAGCCACCCTTTCATGCTGAGATATTAGGCAAGTCACGTGAAATGTGCTGTATGGGCTGTCAACTGGCCTCACAAAGCATTGTGGAAGCAGGGCTTGAGCAGTATTATCTAGACCGTTCAGAGATTAATCGCACTGCAAGTCTACCAACCCAATTGAACCGCCTCGAAGTTTATGATCACGATGAAATAAAGTCGCAGTTTGTCTATGCACAAGATGGGCTTTCAGTCGCAGAGCTGTCCGTCAATAACTTACGCTGTGCTGCTTGCACATGGTTGATTGAATCGCGGCTAGACGAGCTAGATGGTATTCGTCAGTGTCAGGTAAACTTAACCAGTCAGCGTATGCGAGTGATTTGGGATGAGAGCAAACTGCCCATCAGTCGTATCTTAGCTGTTATCAATGAAATTGGCTATGAGGCAAAGCCTTATCGGCAAGATACTCATGAGGCCATGCTGGCACGTCACAATAACCAAATGATACTGCGCCTAGGCATTGCTGCTCTAGGTTCTATGCAAGCCATGATGTATGCGGTTGCGCTGTATTTTGGCGAGTACAGTGACATGTTGGTTTTTCAACGGGACTTTTTGCGTTGGGTATCCTTATTCGTTAGTACGCCCGTTTTCTTCTATGCTGCTATTCCTTTTTTTACCTCTGCATGGTCAGCGATTCGCGCGCGTCAAGTCAATATGGATGTGCCCGTCAGCGTTGCTTTAATCATTACTTTCTTTGCAAGTCTTTATGCCACTGTGACGGGCCAAGGAGAAACCTATTATGATTCAGTCAGTATGTTTGTTTTCTTCTTATTAGCAGGGCGTTACATTGAGCACAATGCACGCCTAAAAGCGGCCACAATGGCAAACGATCTGGTGGTGGTTGAACCTGTGCTGGTACAAAAAATTGCTGAAAATAAGGCAGCAGCGCGGCAAATTTTGCAGCAGTTAGAGCAAAATGTGCTCACGCAAGTGAGTATTGAGAAGAAAAACGCAGATACCAGTAATCCGGTTGATGACTTGGGCGTAAGCGATGCCAATTTGCAAAGCACTGC
This is a stretch of genomic DNA from Psychrobacter alimentarius. It encodes these proteins:
- a CDS encoding SurA N-terminal domain-containing protein; the encoded protein is MDKLRDFLKSWPGRILLILCLSPLALLGVESYFGGGVDPNQIAQVGDASVGLSEYQTAVNNRRTEILEQVDDASLLNEDVLHEQVLKGLVDRTLLEQQAGKLGMTVSDDTINRLLREEEIFKDAEGNFSNDQFANFLRQRGMTKNQLFAEFRNQLSLDQLNASIVGTAVYPMKAVSQLIDLQLESRNIWLYRFKWQDYAEQVKVSKSDIQSYYDANKNTLKSAAMVDLAYLQLTPQSIQVNDVTKEDLQQQYDAYKQSQAINDERQISQILLTGDDAKARADKIKARLNKGESFAALAKAESDDPSGETGGDIGRFNPTVFGNDAEAVEKALEGLSVGGVTAPVKTSFGYQIFTVTEDNGSKMPTLESMRDELTAKAKEYKRQEMYADKVTAINDLAADGFSIEDIAQQENVTLKRIKDYTKENNQSVLSQPAVIKQAFDEFTIQDQAVTAGIEVGNGNVWVQPSNYRPTKTLTLAAATPKITQILRQQKATALAVKQAKTLAAGIKTPADIGKQPVRLQSLGSVNRQTTRLTEKERGLAFSQQAADNGVVAVASETETGATLLVGDRIKTEQQSPLSEMQRAQTATIIRDNLGQDQLQDYLDYLRLVYKVEINEANMKNAQGR
- the purH gene encoding bifunctional phosphoribosylaminoimidazolecarboxamide formyltransferase/IMP cyclohydrolase, with translation MSTTPLALLSVSDKSNIVEFAEGLIKAGFGLLSTGGTYRLLTENNIAVTEVSDYTGFPEMMDGRVKTLHPKIHGGILGRRGTDDAVMSEHAIERIDLVVVNLYPFAETIARADVTMNDAIENIDIGGPTMVRSAAKNHAHVGIVTDPGDYERILVALGDGTELTAALRYDLAVKAFEHTAQYDGMIANFLGSRVNEDQSAENFSRTFNVQLEKVQDLRYGENPHQNAAFYVENNPLKSQQASIATAKQLQGKALSYNNIADTDAALECVKAFSTPACVIVKHANPCGVAVDADQVTAYRTAFSTDPESSFGGIIAFNRPLTLAAAHAIIDNQFVEVIIAPSVEEGVLKATAAKKNVRVLVCGELPAPDQRDTQLDYKRVNGGLLVQEQDLGLITANDLTIVTDVQPTEAQIADLLFSWNVAKYVKSNAIVYAKGQRTIGVGAGQMSRVNSARIAAIKAEHAGLATEGAVMASDAFFPFRDGIDNAAQVGISAIIQPGGSMRDDETIAAANEHGIAMVFTGMRHFRH
- the fis gene encoding DNA-binding transcriptional regulator Fis, giving the protein MATHAQHNANHFAKSSDHLADYNENDYRHPAHGFCSSLGSDTNHAQEPLRVHVERVVRQYFAMLGDETPTDLYELILKQIEEPLLSVVLEKTRGNQTKCAQILGLNRGTLRKKLKTYDLM
- a CDS encoding zinc-ribbon and DUF3426 domain-containing protein — translated: MTTAIKTQCPHCKACFDVQQTQLNKVNAIVNCEQCQQSFLVNQHLIVTHTSYRTNTRSETKSPNQNMPSTNRQLVKELSSDDLIYDDMDIDEASDTELEYDSLDSMDAWLTQASHASTPVNTPSYNTSKAANKNSHASTKPLLNDHTSIAPSAISSVAANDIHASVDQKTDNAWLEELLKEQNKREETLQDDTDLSQLLLNMGVPLKDENNIPEKHIRKSQAKFSPTSEKQSIASLLWVLGCSVLALLLFAQYVIFNLENLVKNPVYAERLQAICSIAACSLPSADLNALSIVNTNHRSSLVNDASTFSDVSATLNNQSAKAQLYPNLKVSVYSANSMIGEFIATPEEYLLSKQNYLAAASARQLLFTIPVADTKIREITINPLY
- the prmA gene encoding 50S ribosomal protein L11 methyltransferase gives rise to the protein MAWQQLHLQCEKANVDLAEALLLEAGALSIALDDAGDQPLFEPLPGESPLWDDVILTGLFDATTDTGSRQAVEQLSHEIAAQVQATRIWLSAVDDKDWEREWMSNYHPIECANNLWIVPNWITPPNPEATNIIMDPGLAFGTGYHATTRLCLDWLTEQDLNDKVVIDYGCGSGILGIAALLLGARHVFAVDIDPQAVLATNQNAARNQVGDRLQAFLPEAFTDYCSEHDILPVNVIVANILAKPLIGLAPYFSTLIAPKGRIVLAGLIESQTEQVMAAYQPYFTLDPKHAFTAQEEQHWQRLSGTFTG
- a CDS encoding tetratricopeptide repeat protein translates to MMLSLNQTVLAKQVFIMPLKKSSTANTSLTVGVLIAMLSLSACQTAPSMSTTAQSTPIQASLPSQEQVSEAVTTVKVTPVTQAPIVRADDESDYAIESDGSSEPSNPLTQETPVLNTPSSASIPSNTIILTPSRDDYMISEPIVPSRNELLEQARKNSQQRTQRATSNNSDLPAFRNLMQTGINQLKSGNLTNAENSFTRAQRLAPKSSAVYFYLAQVALKKNQPRKAEAMARRGLTVSQDSSRRRALWQIILQSGQAQGNSRVIREAKQALR
- the mrcB gene encoding penicillin-binding protein 1B; the protein is MQKSNPKLLPSSKPTHHTLPSQQRGLVFSSLLLIIVIAGMVLLALYLVKLDRTITHKFEGKRWDIPAKVYSQPLELYQGANVDRDTMKTWLELLNYQSNKSYDRTGTYHRSGNTYFIHTRGFTYSSSDVDKEQVIKMTIAGNKIESIQSTLPAKSGIIRLEPVNIGGIYPDSNEDRLVVSLDEVPQPLIDALIATEDRAFYEHKGVSIRGIARAVLNNFSGGSRQGGSTITQQLIKNFYLNSDRTLKRKANEALMAVLLELHYSKDEILQTYLNEIYLGQNGNRSINGFGLASQFYFDKPLNELRLDQQAMLVGMAKGPSIYNPRRNPNDSKARRDIVLSNMLAVGSISQEDYDKAVKQSLGIVDKPVEGKSQFPDFLDIVKRELNTVYYSDDLKNEGLIIISTLDPIAQLAADKAVDKKLGELRRNNSKTKNLQGALVSANPETGELVSVVGSGSEFTGFNRAVDAKRQVGSLLKPIIYMTALESGRYNLASSIDDSPITVNLNDGTKWNPKNYDNRDHGFVPLTTALSNSYNHSAVRLGMEFGVDTFAKQLQRMGVKEKIPPYPSALLGSVNLSPMDMLGVYQVFATGGFRTPIHSIRTVIDDRGRILQRTGLNTQRSIPPETNFLTNYALQQVVATGSAKRAQSLGSNLNLAGKTGTTNDFRDAWFAGYSGNYVSVVWVGRDDNKPIGLSGGTGALPVWVDYMKRLKLTPVALPEPEGIEWLWLENNSGKLSNERCADARYLPVMSAHLPEEASSCAIGLYQQDRNREQMQGQDQESAINQQRRREGLEIPNGEAVDSDNQEGDDAESRADTWYDRAVEWF